gaggcaggagaattgcttgaacttgggaggcggaggttgcagtgagccaagattgcaccgctgcactccaacctgggtgacagagtgagactttgtctcaataaataaataaataaaagttgggccgtggtggctcatgcctgcaattccagcactttgggaggccgaggcgggcgaatcacaaggagttcaagatcagcctggccaatatggtgacactctgtctctactaaaaatacaaaaattagccaggcgtggtggtgcgtgcctgtggtcccagctactcaggaggctgaggcaggagaattgcttaaacccgggaggcggaggttgcaatgagttgagatcgcgctattgtactccagcctgggcgacaaagtggcacaatcttggctcactgcaacctccacctcccaggtttgcgccattctcctgcctcagcctcccgagtagctgggactacaggtgctcgccaccacacccggctaattttttgtatttttaatagagacggggtttcgccatgttagccaggatggtctcgatctcctgacctcgtgatccgcccgcctcagcctcccaaagtgctgggattacaggcgtgagccaacgcgcccagcAAACACTTACATATTCTATGTGGAAGTGGCACTGCTGCTGCATGCAATGGGCATGAATGAAGCAGAAATagccagtatgaattctcttttcCCCATATGGAAGTAAAGGCCTGATTCTTACTCAGCCACTAGTCACCGCTAAGTCCTGAATTCTGTCTCTTCTACTCAGATAGGGCACTGGTTGCTTCTCAACAAATCAAAACTATGTTACATGAGTGTGTCAAAGCCACAACAATGAACTGGTCCCTGGATTCTGTGACACAGAAAATTTACTAAATCTGATCACATtattcctctgctcaaaaccctccaatgcCTATCTTACTGAGACAAACAGATGAATCCTTATCATGGCTTACAAGGCCTACTCCAGTGACTTCATCTCTTAATATTCCCCTAGCTCCCTCCAGTCAGCTCAgggacctttgcacttgctgtttcctctgcatGGAACATTCTTCCCTCATAACCATATAGCTCACTTTCTTTAAGTCTCTGGTCTGTCTTCTTTTGCTGACATCTTCTCTGACTATTTAAAGTAGCATCCACCTAGCTCCTGCCCCTAGCACTTTGTATCCTTCTCCTGTTTATTCTCCTCACAGTACTTATTGTCACCTGTATTTTTACTTGTTATTTTTCTGCCCTTCCTCCCACTATAGCATAAGCTCCACTgcctctgagatttttttttgctgtcttGCTTACTGTATTCCTAGTGCCTAGACTAGTTtctgacataatttttttaacaaatgactAACTTTTCACAAAGATATGAAAAGTTAGTATATTCAGTTAAACATCTCATTAACCTTAAAGAAGTAGTGTTAATATAACATCAGTAGAAAAAACCCTGATATAaacattaaccattttaaaagacTACATTCTTACCATTTATCTTAGAGTCTCCCAACACAAGACTAGTCATGGTTTTGAACTATGACAATACCATATGTCAAATCTTTCTCTGAGCTAAAAGCAGTAACTCTGGATAAAAGCATAGGTATTGAAGCCAGCCTTGCCAGGATataaatcccagctccaccatttACTAGCTATGTAAGTTCAGGCAATGTCCTTAACTTTTCTTTGCCTtaaattttgtttgttcatttgtttgtttttttgagacagagtttcactcttgttgctcaggctggatagagtgcagtggcacaatctcagctcactacaacctctgcctcttgggttcaagcgattctcctgcctcagcctcctgagtagctgggattacaggcacccccttaccacacccaactaattttttgtatttttagtagagagggggtttcaccatattggtcaggctggtcttgaactcctcacctcaggtaatccaccgcctcagcctcccaaagttaaaTTTTTAACTGTGTAATGGGGAAACTAATAGTAACTCATTTCATAGAATTGTTGTGAGAAATACATGCATTATAATATGCTAAGAACTTACAATAGGACTTGATTCTAATTCTGACTCACTAGCTTCTTCACTTACAGGGAGGTATCTATTCACTTAAGGTGACCCTGAAAATGGTAACTTATCTATTCATAAATTCACAGGATTAGGAAGTGACCTTAGAGCAATTCTTTAATTGTTTCAGATAACGAAATGAAGACTAAGAAGggaaagtgacttgctcaaagtcacaaaaCTAGTGGTGGTTTGCTGGACGTGgcggctcatttctgtaatcccagcactttggggggcccaggcaagaggatcgtttgaggctaggagttcaagatcagccaaggaaacatagcaaaaccttgtctctctataaacaatttaaaaagccgcacatggtggcatgcacttgtagtcctagctacttgggaggctgaggcaggaggatgacttgagcctaggagtttgagggtgcagtgagctatgatcacaccactgcactccagcccgggtgacagaacaagaccctgtctcaaaaacacgaCTAacaggatgggtgtggtggctcacacctgtaattccagcactttgggaggccaatgtgggatcgcttgagcccaggagtttgagaccagcctgggcaacacagggagaccccatttctattttatataaataaaatcaaaattagggccaggtgcagtgtctcacacctgtaatcccagcattttgggaggccaaggcagggagatcacctgagctcaagagttcgagatcagcctgggcaacatggtgaaaccttgtctctactaaaatacaaaaaattagctgggcgtggtggtgcactcctgtagtcccagctacttgggaggctgaagtggaagaatcacctgaacccaagttgagtctgcagtgagccgagaacacgctaccgcactccagcctgggcgacgggagcgagacactgtctcaaaacataaattaaaattaaccaaccaacaggctgggcgcagtggctcacgcctgtaatcccagcactttgggaggccgaggcgggcggatcacgaggtcaggagatcgagaccatcctggctaacacggtgaaaccccgtctccactaaaaatacaaaaaattctccaggcgtggtggtgggcgcctgtagtctcagctactctggaggctgaggcaggagaatggcgtgagcccgggaggcggagcttgcagtgagcggagattgtgccactgcactccagcctggatgacaaagggagactccgtctcaaaaaaaaaaaaaaaaaaattaaccaaccAACCACAAATGAGTGGTGGCCGAACCAGCATCAGAACCTGACTCTCCTAACTCCCAATACAATGTTCTTTCCACCTTACTACAATGCCTCCTGTTGGTATCAATTtatcaaaatctttttttcttttcttttttttttcttgagacagagtctcgctctgtcgcccaggctggagtgcagtggcacaatctcgactcactgcaagctccgcctcccaggttcacgccattctcctgcctcagcctcccgagtagctgggactataggcgccagCCActacacgcagctaatttttttgtatttttagtagagacagggtttcaccatgttggtcaggctggtctcgaactcctgacctcgtgatccgtctgcctcagcctcccaaagtgctgggattacaggcgtgagctacagtGCCGggccatctttttttgtttttgtttttgagacagagtctcgctctgtcgtccaggctggagtgcagtggtatgttctcacctcactgcaacctctgcctcttggtttcaggcgattctcttgcctcaccctcctgagtagctgagctcACATGcccctgtcaccacacctgggtaatttttgtatttttagtagagacagggtttcaccacgttggccaggctggtcttgaactcctgacctcaggtgatccgcccacctcagcctcccaaagtgctgggatcacaggcatgagccactgcatgggttttttttttttatttgtgtttttggtttttttttttgaggcagagtctcgctctgtcgcccaggctggagtgcagtggcacgatctcggctccatgcaacctccgcctcccgggttcaagcaattcttctgcctcaggctcccgagtagctgggactataggcgcccaccatcacgccccgctaatttttgtatttttagtagagacagggtttcaccatattggccaggctggtctcgaactcctgacctgatgatccacccacctcagcctcccaaagtcctgggattacaggcgtgagccaccgtgcctggccaactcaTTCAACTTTTGAGGAGGTGAACACTAAGCTGTTAACATCCCTTTTCCACTGCATCGTTGTTCAGGCTCGTGTACAGCAATCTCATTAACACCTCCATCTTCTTCAGAGTGGAATGAATCCAAagatgttgaatgtaatggatttgCAAGGTTAAATCTCTTTTTCAATGAGGATTCaatgaatttgaaatattttcacccaAAGATTTTCAAGGGTCAACATCCAAAACTAGTTGATATTCTCTGCTTCACAGCCAACTGAAAAAATGGGTATACACACGCATGCAATTTCTAACCTGGTGGCTAAAGCAGGGTAAAATACTAAGGAAAAtttgggagaagagaaagaatgcTGAGGAACAATGGACCATCCTCATATCTGAAGGCATTTAATTTCCTCATCATGGTACCAAAGTACGAAAGGTATTTCACCAGAAAAGCTTTGCCAATTCACATTTGGCAAGCCACTGCTCAATGACCCACTAAAAACACTTAAGAGTAATCccagaagaggccaggcacggtggctcacacctgtgatcccagtactttgggaggccgaggcaggcggatcacctgaggtcaggagttcaagaccagcctggccagcatggtgaaatcccgtctctactaaaaatacaaaaattagccaggcgtggtggcacgtgcctataatcccagctactcgggaggctgaggtacgcaaatcgcctgaacctgggaggcagaggcaacagtgagccgaggtggcaccATCGCACaccagcctaggggacaagagtgagacttcgtctcaaaaaaaaaaaaaaaaaaagaataaaaaaagaataatccaaAGGAACAAGAAAGTAATTCAGCTTCCACCTCCATCACTTCCTTACCGTTTTCTGCCGAAGCAAACACTCTATAAAATCATCATATTCTATCTTGCACTCTTTCTCTGCCCGAGTATAACCGATTCCATGTGCACATTCTATCCATTCTTTTTCAAAAGCATGGCATCGACTAGCCATCTTGTAGGGCTGTTCAGCACTCTGGGTTGTCAACCATCGATCTATGTTAAGGCCGAATCTTTTCTGGATGTCCAAGAAAGGCATGGCTGTaatggaagatttaaaaaaataagtaaataaaataccaCAAGAGGGCAATCAACTgagaaatttctaagaaaaaattaGATAATCATGATAAGCAGCCCTCTAGAACACTGTTTGATATTATTCTCCCAATTTCTTCTCACCAAACTTTTTCATTAAATAGGTTCTTCCAGTTTATGGCAGATAAGCAGTTTTTGCTCTTTTTCAAAACTCAAGGAAAAGAGAACTATAACTAAAGAACAATGCATAGAAATCCTTTCTAggtcaggagcggtggctcacctACCAcgtgagatggagtctccgtctgtcacccaggctgcagcgcatggcgcaatctcggctcactgcaacctcctcctccggggttcaagcgattctcttgcctcagcctcccaagtagctgggactacaggtgcgcaccaccacgcccggctaatttttgtatttttagtacagatggggtttcagcatgttggcaaggctggtcttcaactcctgacctcaggtgatccgcccgccttggcctcccaaagtgctgggattacaggtgtgagccaccacgcccagcctaaaatttttttttaaaatcagccacttgtgggccaggtgtggtggctcacgcctgtaatcccagcactttgggagaccaaggcgggtggatcacctgaggtcaggagttcaagaccagcctggccaatatggtgaaaccccgtctctactaaaaatacaaaaaaattagctgggcgtgttggcacatgcctgtaatcccaactattcgggaggctgagacaggagaactgcttgaactggggagacggaggttgcaataagccaagatccaacattgtactccagcctgggcgacagagcgagactctgtctcaaaaaaaaaaaaaagaagaaaaaaagaatttggatcCTTTGGTTAGgttctctgtctcaaaaaaaaaaaaaaaaaaaaaaaggcacttgtggtggtatgcgcctgtagtcccagctactcctaaggctgaggcaggagactgaggccaggagttcaaggcttcagtgagctatgacctggccactgcactccatcctgggcaacaaagcgagatcctgtctcaaaaaacaaaaacaaaaacaaaaacaaaaacaaaaaaaacagaacaaaagaaatgGGTTAAGACTTACTTTGTAGAATATTACAGACATTAGGGAAAAAAATTTACATGCAAATACATAATTACGTTAAatgtaaaaacacacacacacacacacaaataaacccTGACTGCCTAAGATGACTGAAAGGAAGCGCGTGCACACTCACAAATATCAATATAAATGTGTACTCATGGTAGATTTAAAGGTGAATTTAgttgggcgcagtgactcacgcctgtaattccagcaccttgggaagccgagacgggcggatcacctgaggccgcgagttcaagaccagcctgaccaacatggcgaaaccctgtctttactaaaaaaaatacaaaattagccaggcgtgggggcgcatgcctgtaatcccagatactcgggaggctcagggaggagaatcgcttgaattcgggaggcagaggctgcagtgagccgagatcgcgccactgcactccagcctgggcaacaagagcgaaactccatctcaacaaaaaggTGAATTTAACTTCTTAAGTTCCTTCCCATCCCTCAGTCATCATTTACTGAGTAGTTACGTTCCAGGCACTCAGATGCGGGGGAAAGCAGCTCCAACGTAAGCACCAGACACACACTCGGAATTGGGAATACACTGCCAGGAACACGAGTGGGTAAGAGCTCGAAGGAGGAAGCACCAACTCTGCCCAGAGGCTTGAAAATGCCTTTAACATGGCTTGCGAGTTCGCCAAGTGAAGATCAGTGGGCAGAGTGTTCCAGTTGGGCAACAGCCCGAGTTACATACAGCCGGAGGTGCTGGCTATGTTTGGGGGACAATGGAGCGCAGCGTGCACGAcggtgaaaagaatgaaatgagctCAGGAGGCTGGCGGGGCCGAAATCACGCAGAGCCTGGAAAGCTGGGATAAGGATCGTAGACTTTAGGttaagaaacagaaagccaaaacaTTAGTCCGGCAAAAACCTAAACAAATGTGGAAAGTGGAGAGAGCGGCAATCTCCTGGTTTCGGTGCCATTAGCTGTGGAGGTGAAGcggcctgggagggcagggaacACGCCCCGAGTTCGGGTCTGGGAGAGGGGGACACACAGCAAGCCAAGAGGAAATCTGTTAAAGAGACCTCGGAAGGAAGGTCCTTAAGTTAAGCTGTCGCGCGGACATAAGCAGCCCCTACCGACCCGATGCTCGCGCCCTTGACTCTCCTCTGGCCGCCGCTTCAGAACGACTGGCTAGCGACACGGACGCCTGCCGTAAAGGATGACCTCAGCGCGACGTTTGCAGCGCGACGCCGGAAGCCGACCTTCCCTCCTCCGTCTCCCCAGAAAACCATAGAAACCAAGCCCGTTGGCCTGGTACGGTGGCtgacgtctgcaatcccagcaccttggaaggctgaggcagcaagatcacttcagcccaggagttcgaaaacagcctgggcaacatggcgaaactcccatctctacaaaaaataaaaaattagccgggccatggtggtgcatgcctgtggttccagctactcaggaggctgaggtgggaggatcccttgagcccaggagattgaggctgtagtgagccatgatcacaccattccattgcattccagccctggcaacagagcaagaccttatctcagggggagagcgagagagagagaggatgaagACGAGagagaggaggtagagagagagaatggaaaacaaaatcaaacccaTCAATTATAGAGACACAGGGAAGGCCTAGCCATTAGTGAGTTCTTGCTCCTTTCTTGCACTCTGCCTAGCATGCTCACGACAACACTGACTGGTGGGAGACTTCACCAAAGTCACAGGAGAGAAAGAACACTGGCTCCCTGCCTACCCACTAGTGGTTAAGCACATGGACTACGAACCCAAACCACCACGTGGGGTCAAATGTAGGcccccagccgggcgcggtggctcaggcctgtaatcccagcactttgggaggccgagatgggcggatcacaagctcaggagatcgagaccatcctggccaatatggtgaaaccctgtctctactaaaaatacaaaaattagctgggtgtggcagcgagtgcctgtaatcccaggtagtgggaggtcgaggtaggagaatcgcttgaatccgggaggcggaggttgcagtgaggcgagatcgcgccactgcactccagcctggcgacagagctagactcagtctcaaaaaaaaaaaaaaaaagtaggccccCACCAATTTCGTGTGACCCTAGGAAAGTTTCTTAACTTCATtgtgcctcagtgtcttcatctgttaAGATAATTATGGTATTCACAATGGAGGGTTGCTATAGGGATTAACTGATTTATGTATAAAGCACTGAGGCAGTGGCTAGCACATGGGAAACATTCCAAGGCACTCGCAGTTCTTTGATGTCTCAGCTTGCAGTTTGTGAATCAACTGCTACCATGCCTGTCATCTGTTCCAGGACCTCCAATGACTCCCTTTGACTACATCAGAGACTCTAAAgtgctgtgtgtatgtctttggGGGGTGGACCACAGGGTGCATGAGATATTATACACATTGGAGGTATGGGAGGAAAAtactagaatatatatatatatatacacatttatttatttatttatatttattatttttgagacagggtctcactcccattgccctgctggagtgcagtggtgcaatcaccgttcacagcagcctcaaccttcctgggctctggtgaccctcccacctcagcctcccaaatagctgggaccacatgtgcacaccaccacgtgCCTGGCAgtctttattataattattattttatttgagatagtgtctcactccatcacccaggctggagtgcggtagtgctatcatagctcactgcagcctcaaactccagagatcaagcaatcctcctgcttcagcctcccaagtagctgggactacagacatgccactgtgcccagctaattctttttttttttctgtttgagacagagtttcactctgtcaccaggctggagtgcagtggtgcaatcttggctcactgcaacctccacctcgcaggttcaagcgattctcctgcctcagcctcccaaatagctgggactacaggtgtgcgccaccacacccagctaatttttgttttttttttttagtagagatgagatttcaccatattgaccatccaccatattgaccaggatggtctcgatctgttgacctcatgatctgcccacctcggcctcccaaagtgctgggattacaagcaggagccactgctcccggccaagctaattctttaaaaaaaatttttcgtGGAGATGAgtatctctctctgtttcccaggctggtctccaactcctgggcttaagtgatcctcctgcctgggcctcccagtgtgctgagattacaggtatgagccaccatgcctggacgttttatacattttttttttaacactctgAGAGAGAGTTGAGGGCAGGCTGCTTGTAAGGATGAGACAGCCTCTTTTATACATTATTAACCTAAGAATAAATGGGGTGCCCTTGAAAGACTTTTTTAAGATTAGAAAacaagggccaggtgcagtggctaacgcctgtaattccagcattttgggaggctgaggcaggcagatcacctgagttcaggagttcaagaccagcctgaccaacatggtgataccctgtctctactaaaaatacaaaaaattagctgggcgtggtggcaggcacctgtaatccaagctacttagaaggctgaggcaggagcatcacttgagctggagaggcagaggttgcagtgagccgaggtcgcaccattgcactccagcctgggcaacaagagcgaaactctgtctcaaaaaaaaaaaaaaagaaagaaaacaaaaggaagtcAGAAGAAGCCAAATCAGTactgtaaggtggatgcctaatgatttcccatcaAAACTCTTGCAAATTGCCCTTGTTTGCTGAGAGAAATGAAGAGGAACATTGTCATAGTGGAGAATGactctctggtgaagctttcccaggcatttttctgctaaaacTTTTGCtagctttctcaaaacactctcataataagcagatgttattgttctttggccctccagaaagtcaataAACAAAATGCCTTGAACATTCAAAAAAAACGAATgacatgacctttgctcttgactggtccacttttgctttgaccagacacttccacctcttggtagccattgctttgattgtgcatTGTCTTTAGGAttgtactggtaaagccatgtttcatctcctattacaattcttcaaagaaatgcttcaggatcttcaTCCTGCTTGTTTAAAATTCCCATTGAAAGCTCCGCAGCTGATCTGGGCATGATGGTTTGGTACCTACCAAGTGGAATGTTGCTCAACTTTAGTTTTTCAGTCAGAATTATGTAAGCTGAACCAAGTGAGATGCCTATGGTGTTGGTTATTATTTCTGCTGTTGTCAATCCACTTCAGTTAGGACACAAaatgtttttctcataaattgatgtggatggtctgccACTGTGGGTTTCATCTTCAacatcatttcttcctttctttattttgtttctttttggagatggagtcttgctctgtcgcctaggctggagtgcaatggcgcggtcttggctcactgcaacctccgcctcttgggttcaagcagttctcctgcctcagccttcccgggtagctgggattataagcgcccgccacaatgcccggctaatttttgtatttttggtagagacagggtttcaccatgttggccaggctggtcttgaactcttgacctcaggtgattcacctgccttggcatctcaaagtgttgagattacaggcacgagccacgacgcctggccaagtattcttaaagaaaataaatactaggAGTCTGTAGTAGAGGCACAGCCTGGCCTAATCTCATCTCTTCTTAAAACAAATTATCTGgccgcgtgtggtggctcatgcttgtaatcccagcattttgggaggctgaggcaggtgtatcacctgaggtcaggagttccaagaccagcctggctaacatggcaaaaccccgtctctactaaaaatacaaaaattagctgggcgtggtggcaggcgcctgtaatcccagctacccagggaggctgaggcaggagaatcactggaacctgggaggcagaggctgcagcgagcctagatcacgccactgcactccagcctgggtgacagagtgagactccctctcaaaaaacaacaacgacaaaaaacaAGTTAtctatttgtaaactgctgatttgaGGCATTGTCCCCATAAGCTTTTCGTAAAGCATCAATGATctcaccattcttccacccaagcttaaCCATAAACttgatattttttcttgcttcaattttagcagaattcatgttgctcttataggggctcttttcaaactaATGTCTTATCCTTCATAGTGCCTCAAAGTAGATCCTCctcagacatgttataacaagttagtacaaatttattttggtgcaaaaaatttttgaaatctatgcatagttttttcataatacacatttttcatAAACTTTGTGAATACCTCTTGTATGTCCAGCTGAATACTGCAGGATTATATAACTGGTAACTCATGGCCCTTGCCCACAAAGTGCTAGTGGCAAGTTATCACTACCTTTTTCAGTCCCCTGCCCCCTTTCTTATTTGTTGATGGTGTCATCTTCCCAGCCACTTAGGCAGCAAACTCTGGAGTTGTATtctgccttttccttttctttcatttagtatttAATTACAGCACAAGTTCTGTCAAATATTCCTTCAACAAATTTCCAATTTATCTCTTCCTTCTTGTCTCCCAACTCCTCACTTCAATCTGTTCTGCATGACTGGTCATCCTAAAATACAGATTTCATCATATCATTCCTCAGAAACACCATGCAGGgttaggcatgatggctcatgcctgtaatcccagcactttaggaggctgaagtggattgcttgagcccaggagttcgagaccagcctgagcagcatagtgagaccttgtcaataccacaagaaaaaaaaaattaaaaaaaatattagctgggcatggtggtgtgttgcttgtagtcccagctactcaggagcctgaggcaggaggatcacttgagcccaaaaggttgaggctgcagtgagccatgattgagctactgaactccagtctgggtgacagagcaagaccctgtcaaaaagagagagagagacagagagaaaggaaggaaggaagggagggagggagggagggagggaggcaggcaggcaggcaggctgggcgtggtggctcacacctgtaatcccagcactttgggaagccaaggcgggtggatcacctgaggtcaggagtttgagaccagcctggccaacttggcgaagccccatctctactaaaaatataaaaatttgctagccatggtggcaggtgcctgtaatcccaaatacttgggaggctgaggcaggagaatcacttgaacctgggaggcggaagttgcagggagccaagatcacgccattgcactccagcctgggcaatggagtgggactctgtctcaaaacaaacaaacaaaaaacaaaacaaaacaaaaaaccacaaaaacaaaaacaaaaaactcaacactttttacaatagctgcaaaaaatatatatatatatttaggagtatacctaaccaaggaggcaaaagacctctataaggaaaactacaaaacactgctgaaagaaatgatagatgacacaaacaaatggaaacacatcccatgttcatggatgggtagaatcaatattgtgaaaatgaccatactgccaaaagcagtctacaaattcaacacaatccccatcaaaataccaccgccattcttcacagaattagaaaaaacaattctaaaaaaaaaatattataaaatttatatggaaccaaaaagagctcgcatagccaaagcaagactaagcaaaaagaacaaatccggaggcatcacattacctgattttaaactatactataaggccatagtcacaaaacagcatagtactggtataaaaataggcacataggccgggcgcagtggctcacacctgtaatcctagcactttgggaggccgagacaggtggatcacctgaggtcaggagtttgagaccagcctggccaatatggccaaaccccatctctactaaaaataa
This portion of the Pongo abelii isolate AG06213 chromosome 1, NHGRI_mPonAbe1-v2.0_pri, whole genome shotgun sequence genome encodes:
- the NDUFS5 gene encoding NADH dehydrogenase [ubiquinone] iron-sulfur protein 5 isoform X1; translated protein: MPFLDIQKRFGLNIDRWLTTQSAEQPYKMASRCHAFEKEWIECAHGIGYTRAEKECKIEYDDFIECLLRQKTMRRTGTIRKQRDKLIKEGKYTPPPHHIGKGEPRP